The Desulfobacterales bacterium genome contains the following window.
CTGGGTGGCTTTCAGGCGGATGATGGGTGGCGTTGTGTCTTCGTCGATGAGCCACAATGAACAAATTTCCACGCCGGTCACTTTGGCCGTCACCATGACAATCAATTTCAAGATATCTTCAAGGTACAGGTCCGACGTAATGGCCTGACTGATATCCATCAGAGCCTTTATGTATTTGTCGTATATGTCCGGTGTGACCCTATCCATGATACCCGCAATCTTGTCGTGGATTAAACACAGTTACAAAAATAGCAAAGCTGAACTTTTTCAAAAAGGATGGCTTATCCATATAACAAAAACACCCCGGATTTCAACCCAATTTCTTAAATCCGGGGATATTCAATGAAAAGCCGCTATTGCTGTCAAAACCTTCCGCCACCGGTTCTCTATCGATCCGTTATTCGGCCGTCATTTTTTTTAAAACTTCAATCGTCCGGGCAGGATTAAAAATCCCGCAGGGACAGGGTTTGGCGATTATTTTTGCGGCCGCTTCGATGGTGATTTCATTGTTCTTGATTTTTCCGACATAATGACGAATCGTTTTGGGCGGCACCATGCTATGGCCGCAAAGGGTCGTGATCTTTAAATGGTCCGTTTCGGGTAAAATTTCCGTTTTCCCCCATACTCCCAGTGAATAATGCACGGTATGCGGTTTTAAACCAATCTCCTTGCAGACACTAAAAATATCTTCGGTAAGGCCGCTGGCGACAACGGAGTAGCCGGCATCCATTTCCTTGAATTTTGTCAATACGGCTTTGAATTTCGCTTTTTCGGTAAATACCGACATGAACCCGTTCAGCTTCTTTTTGCACATAATGGCTTCGTAATCGTCACCCTGGGCAGTACAATTGGCGCCGGTCCGGCCAATGTTCACCGGCCCGTGGGTATAGGCAATGTCCGCCAGCTTCCTTGTCTGGTGAAGGGTTTTTGCGATGGTCTCGTCATCGACATCATCAAATCCTTTTGCCGGCCTCACGAACAAGACATAATCTTTTTTGAGTTCGTCTACACTAGCCAATCTGTGGGCCGAGTGGGTCATAATTCACAACTCCTTTCCGTTAGTCCTCACACAGGGGCCTCCCCAACCCAAGGTTAATCTTGGAGTTGGGTCTGACGTCTATCCCCATTTTAGTGATAACCGGTTCAATGGGCGATTCAAACCCGTCGATCATGCGCGTAACAAGGCCAAGGCTGAAGACCGTATCGATTTCAGTTGAAACTTTCTTCAGCAAAATAAGGGTTTTTTCGAGATTATCCAGCTGTATTTTACCTTCAATAATACAGGATAGAACCCGTTCGCTGCGGATATCTTCACGCAGCAATCCCTTTTCTTTATCGCTGATCAGGGCGGTCATGGGGGTCTTTTCACCCATCTCGGCGCCGGCTTCCATCAGCGTTTGAATGATTTTTTTCGGCATTATAGAGATAGGTGCCGCTGTTGGGCCGGCCCAGTTCAACAACAACGCCGACATACCCGTGTTTGAATTTGCCGGTGCGATCGTTGGTCTTGCATTCCTCAGTTCCCCGTCCGGAGCCGGTGGTATAACGCATGCCCTCCGGCCATTTAAACTGATTGTCGCTGAAGTATTTGCGTATAATCCTGGGCCAGATGAGTTCATCCTGTTGCAGCGCTCCGGTGGGGCATCCCGCCACCCTGAGGCAATTCTCGCATTCCACGCACTTCTCCCGATCAATATCGGCCGTATCATCCCCCTGAAAGATTGCATCAAGGGTGCAGGTAAAGACGCATTCGCCGCACCCGCTGCAGATCTCCTGATCAATGATCATATGTTATTCCTCTTACAAAACGTCAATTTAAAATACCGACAATATTTTCAGGACTCGGCTTAAGTTCGCCCTTCTCCAGCCGTTTCATCAATGCCGTGATTTTTTCATTGGCAGGGGTCGGCAAGCCGGCTTCCCTCCCTTTTTGGGCGACCAGACCGTTGATAAAGTCGGTTTCGGTGCGGCGCCCTTTGCGGATATCCTGGGCGGTTGACGGGCGGCCTTCTTCGGTACGATGCTTTGTGGTTTCAAGCATTTTATCTTGAATTTCCGCCACTGCCTTTTGTTCACCCCTGCCGGCGGCCATGAGCGTTTCGGCCGTCATACCCCGTATATTCTCCAGATCATATCCCAGTGCCATCCCCACCTGAACCGCCTCGGCGCCCAGCTGTATGGATAACATCCGCGGCGCTTCCTGTTCCACAATCATCTTGCTGTTCAGCCCCGTTACCGCGGAAACGGCGTTATTCATGGAATTGACCACAAGCTTTGTCCACCTTTCACCCCAGAGATTGGTGGTTACCTTAGCCCCGTCGACCACACTCAGCATTTCCGCTATATGCTCTACCCGCTCGGTCATGCGTCCATGGACCTCTCCCGACCGGAAAACCAGCTTTCCCTTTGCGCCGGGTCCCAGGGTTCGCTTGATGTGCCCCGGCTTATATAAATCCACACTGATGCCGCTGGCGATGCACCCCACAGTTTTGCCCCATCCGACGATCCCGGCAATGCGCTCTTCGTTGATGCTGTTCTGCAGCGACACGATAAATCCGTCGGGCTTCAAATACTGCTTCATCATGGCTGCCGCCCATTCGGTGTCGTATGATTTAACAGAGACAAACACGATATCAACCGGGTTCTTTGCCAGGCTTTGCACTTCATGCAGATGCATGGCCGGTACCTTGACCGTATGGGCTTCATCAGGTGTGCTGAGATGCAGACCGTCCCGCTTGATGCAATCGATGTGTTCCGCCCACGGATCAATCAATAAGATATCTTCTCCGGCCTGGGCCATTCGCCCGCCTGTATAGCCCCCCACAGCGCCCGCACCAAATATCACGATCTTTTTTTTCATACGTCACCTTTCCTTGATTACTCTCCAGCCATTTTTTTTATTTCCGCTACGGTCTTGGGCACGTTAAAGATGCCGCATACGCAGGGGCCGGCCAGCTTTCTGCCGGCTTCTTCCGGCGTGATGCTGCCGTCTTTAATCTTTTCAACGTAATGATCGATCATCTCCGCAGAGACCATGTGATGACCGCAGCGGGTGGT
Protein-coding sequences here:
- a CDS encoding 4Fe-4S binding protein — protein: MIIDQEICSGCGECVFTCTLDAIFQGDDTADIDREKCVECENCLRVAGCPTGALQQDELIWPRIIRKYFSDNQFKWPEGMRYTTGSGRGTEECKTNDRTGKFKHGYVGVVVELGRPNSGTYLYNAEKNHSNADGSRRRDG
- a CDS encoding 2-dehydropantoate 2-reductase, with the translated sequence MKKKIVIFGAGAVGGYTGGRMAQAGEDILLIDPWAEHIDCIKRDGLHLSTPDEAHTVKVPAMHLHEVQSLAKNPVDIVFVSVKSYDTEWAAAMMKQYLKPDGFIVSLQNSINEERIAGIVGWGKTVGCIASGISVDLYKPGHIKRTLGPGAKGKLVFRSGEVHGRMTERVEHIAEMLSVVDGAKVTTNLWGERWTKLVVNSMNNAVSAVTGLNSKMIVEQEAPRMLSIQLGAEAVQVGMALGYDLENIRGMTAETLMAAGRGEQKAVAEIQDKMLETTKHRTEEGRPSTAQDIRKGRRTETDFINGLVAQKGREAGLPTPANEKITALMKRLEKGELKPSPENIVGILN